The Vairimorpha necatrix chromosome 11, complete sequence genome window below encodes:
- a CDS encoding putative transmembrane protein, whose amino-acid sequence MNLHSKKNSLLMLLIALLFIITSVIITEYVFDFSIITASYSISFLILGLLTFSLIYTALTCGQFSFLVSIFTLIICLVLGFILSSMRHTVGYEIISNENAERLKRISMSGNIHKVDFFTQQWTSKQSITVLFYEQKNPDHSKQDITLSTEKLRIKKNFIEQIYKNCHERELDSDSVIVLLNNKIKSKENLLSYIKILNSIHWSRFPKKLVILIEILDAKNVVANGFNRTVIAHS is encoded by the coding sequence ATGAATTTACATTCTAagaaaaattctttattgaTGTTACTTATAGCtctattatttataattacttCAGTTATAATTACTGAGTATGTATTCGATTTCTCCATAATAACAGCTTCTTATTcgatttcatttttaatattggGATTATTgacattttctttaatcTACACCGCATTAACTTGTGGTCAATTTTCCTTTTTAGTATCTATTTTCACACTTATTATATGTTTAGTATTAGGATTTATTCTTTCATCAATGAGGCATACGGTAGGCTACGAGATAATAAGTAATGAAAATGCTGAGAGATTGAAACGTATTTCGATGTCGGGAAATATACACAAAGTCGACTTTTTTACGCAACAATGGACAAGTAAACAATCTATAACAGTGTTGTTTTatgaacaaaaaaatcctGACCATAGCAAACAAGATATAACTCTATCAACAGAAAAACTacgaataaaaaaaaatttcatagagcaaatatacaaaaactGCCACGAAAGAGAACTTGATAGTGATTCAGTCATCGTATTacttaataataaaattaaaagcaaagaaaatttattgagttatataaaaattttaaacagtATCCACTGGTCTCGATTccctaaaaaattagttatACTGATAGAAATTTTAGATGCAAAGAATGTAGTAGCCAATGGCTTCAATAGAACTGTGATAGCCCACTCATAA